The Panicum hallii strain FIL2 chromosome 9, PHallii_v3.1, whole genome shotgun sequence genome has a window encoding:
- the LOC112873017 gene encoding uncharacterized protein LOC112873017, whose product MQMNAVVRTWLIGTISDDLIDTISQRGTTAQVLWLSIESQFLGNRTTQALYADQEFRSFSQGDLPVAEYCRCYKKLAEDLRDLGEPVSYRSLVLNIIRGLNERLLALGLHLRRTSPLPSFLQVRDDLTFEELTMVKAPPAVAMAALGGTSGSGKPQSSSSSVEDSRPPQQQRHQRPPQQPQGGGSGGDSGQRGKRGKRGGKNSGSSNGGNGGGNNGGGGMPGSPATGPPAGYSSYNPRTGAIYMWPGQRPSSMPRPPAGLV is encoded by the coding sequence ATGCAGATGAATGCGGTTGTCCGCACCTGGCTCATCGGCACCATCTCCGACGACCTCATCGACACCATCTCCCAGCGTGGCACCACCGCTCAGGTCCTGTGGCTCTCCATCGAATCCCAATTCCTTGGGAATCGCACGACCCAGGCCCTCTACGCTGATCAGGAGTTCCGCTCCTTCTCTCAGGGTGACCTTCCCGTCGCCGAATACTGTCGCTGCTACAAGAAGCTCGCCGAGGATCTTCGTGATCTCGGTGAACCGGTCTCCTACAGGAGCCTCGTCCTCAACATCATCCGCGGCCTCAACGAGCGCTTACTTGCCCTCGGCCTTCACCTCCGCCGCACGAGTCCTCTCCCCAGCTTCTTGCAGGTTCGCGACGACCTAACTTTTGAGGAGCTCACCATGGTGAAGGCTCCTCCGGCCGTAGCCATGGCTGCCCTGGGAGGCACCAGTGGCTCTGGCAAGCCCCAGTCATCCTCCTCTTCTGTGGAGGACTCCCGCCCTCCACAACAGCAGCGGCACCAGCGGCCGCCTCAGCAACCACAGGGAGGTGGCTCTGGTGGCGACTCAGGCCAGCGCGGGAAGAGGGGGAAGCGCGGCGGCAAGAACAGCGGCAGCAGCAATGGCGGTAATGGTGGTGGCAACAACGGCGGTGGCGGCATGCCTGGCTCCCCCGCCACGGGGCCACCCGCCGGCTATAGCAGCTACAACCCCCGGACGGGGGCCATTTACATGTGGCCCGGCCAGCGCCCCTCGTCCATGCCTCGCCCTCCCGCTGGGCTAGTCTAG